A single window of Magnetococcales bacterium DNA harbors:
- a CDS encoding PAS domain S-box protein, producing MDKVTQPGQPHFTFSDFGMEVLAGALVALLGLVVLIGWHSHNISLIQAHASLVPMQYNTAVGFLLCGAGLLGAVTARHNLTLILGTLVLLLGFTTLVEYLLAADLGIDQMFMRSYITQHTSHPGRMAPNSALCFSLTGFTLINIRLLSRHWRGPMAVGISGALIFALGAVPLLGYPFQMESAYGWGDLTRMALHTAIGFVTLGMGLVAYAWRWEQKQSTLFPAWFPVLATLVTFTITIALWQAYHVLDMGITNPLESFSAQHAHDALLVFGLILGVVLGTTIRLSQTAAKRAALAEEVNHRLEVEIQVRKKSEAALVESEERLRTVLENMPIMLDAFDDDGRIIVWNNACEQLTGYDSQEVIGNPNMLEKFYPDPDYRTRVIDSIRKKEGDFIDQVFEMTAKDGHKRMVSWSNISNRIPIPGWSTWAVGVDITERVRSEEKLRKTAQALQQSETLFRSLFDSSPLPMMLVEGPERSISLINKKFTELLGYDRDDIPDVSHWWPLAFPDPSYREEIKEAWWNHLQQVEAQPSGNHPPLEARVQCKDDRVRYLEALFSRIGEKGLVIFSDQTGRRHMAETLRLSEERHRTLVSATSSVVWTTDAQGGFAERQFGWESFTGQSWEDHQGYGWLEMIFPDDREKLQKVWQEALESRSIYQSDGQIWHHATQSYRHFTARAVPLLDSDGSLREWIGTIIDETDRKAAQASLDRLHRRNELLLNAAGEGIYGLDLEGLTTFINPAGARMVGWQVEELVGRPQHEMIHHSHADGTPYSHKNCPIYESIQDGKVHVEEQEVFWRKDGSCFPVAYVSTPIWEDGEIQGAVVVFRDISERKQAEAAIQQGKEAAEVANRAKSEFLATMSHEIRTPLNTIIGMTDILGESPLNNEQKNQVNLLSRAGQGLLAIINDILDLSKIEAGHLLLENIPFDLHGLVKGIVEILEVAAREKNLHMAHTFSPGVATHVWGDAQRLRQVLLNLLGNAVKFTPEGGRVSVVLRPKEDNRIRFEVIDTGVGIPPAIKEQIFQPFTQADSSTTRRFGGTGLGLTICRELVERMTGEIGVESQEGKGATFHFEVPLPRAPEPKSDNLKNVLRGRPRTTPEAEKKKVAGLSILLVEDSADNRLLIELYLKKSPHELAFAENGLQGVEAFKSGHYDLVFMDIQMPVMDGYTATREIRAWEKETGAKPTPIVALSAHALKEATQKALDSGCNVHLTKPIRKKRLLEFLKQLALE from the coding sequence ATGGATAAAGTCACACAACCGGGCCAACCCCACTTCACCTTTTCCGATTTCGGCATGGAGGTGCTGGCGGGTGCGCTGGTGGCACTCCTCGGATTGGTCGTCCTCATCGGTTGGCACAGCCACAACATTTCCCTGATCCAGGCCCACGCCTCCCTGGTCCCCATGCAGTACAACACGGCGGTGGGGTTTTTGTTGTGTGGTGCAGGGCTGCTGGGAGCGGTAACAGCCCGGCATAATTTGACTCTCATTCTGGGAACGCTGGTTCTCCTCTTGGGCTTTACCACCCTGGTGGAATATCTGCTGGCTGCGGACCTGGGCATCGACCAGATGTTCATGCGCTCCTACATCACCCAACACACCTCCCACCCCGGGCGCATGGCCCCCAATTCCGCTCTCTGTTTTTCCCTGACCGGCTTTACCCTGATCAACATCCGCCTGCTCTCCCGGCATTGGCGAGGCCCCATGGCGGTGGGCATTTCCGGGGCATTGATCTTTGCCCTGGGGGCGGTACCTCTCCTGGGTTATCCCTTCCAGATGGAATCGGCCTATGGCTGGGGCGACCTGACCCGGATGGCCCTGCATACCGCCATCGGCTTCGTCACCCTGGGTATGGGACTTGTGGCCTATGCCTGGCGTTGGGAGCAGAAACAGAGCACCCTTTTTCCCGCCTGGTTTCCGGTTTTGGCTACCCTGGTCACCTTCACCATTACCATCGCCCTGTGGCAGGCCTATCATGTTTTGGACATGGGCATTACCAATCCCCTGGAGAGCTTTTCTGCCCAGCATGCCCATGATGCCCTGTTGGTTTTTGGCCTGATACTGGGGGTTGTCCTGGGCACCACCATCCGCCTTTCCCAAACCGCTGCCAAACGGGCCGCCCTGGCTGAGGAGGTCAATCATCGCCTGGAGGTTGAAATACAGGTTCGCAAAAAAAGTGAAGCGGCCCTGGTCGAAAGTGAAGAACGCCTGCGCACCGTGCTCGAAAACATGCCCATCATGCTCGATGCCTTTGACGATGATGGACGGATCATCGTCTGGAACAATGCCTGTGAACAGCTGACCGGCTATGATTCCCAAGAGGTGATCGGCAACCCAAACATGCTTGAAAAATTCTATCCCGATCCCGATTATCGCACCCGGGTGATCGATTCCATCCGCAAAAAAGAGGGAGACTTTATCGATCAGGTCTTTGAGATGACCGCTAAAGATGGCCACAAGCGGATGGTTTCCTGGTCCAACATTTCCAACCGCATTCCCATCCCCGGCTGGTCCACCTGGGCGGTGGGGGTGGATATCACTGAGCGGGTTCGCTCCGAAGAGAAGCTCCGCAAGACCGCCCAGGCGCTGCAACAGAGTGAAACCCTCTTCCGCTCCCTTTTCGACAGTTCTCCCCTCCCCATGATGCTGGTGGAAGGCCCAGAACGCTCCATCAGCCTTATCAATAAAAAATTTACCGAACTGCTGGGGTATGATCGAGACGATATTCCAGATGTGAGCCATTGGTGGCCCCTGGCCTTTCCCGACCCAAGCTACCGGGAAGAGATCAAGGAAGCTTGGTGGAACCATCTACAGCAGGTAGAGGCTCAGCCCAGCGGTAATCATCCCCCTCTGGAAGCCCGGGTGCAGTGCAAGGATGATCGGGTCCGTTATCTGGAAGCGCTTTTTTCCCGCATTGGTGAAAAGGGGTTGGTCATTTTTTCCGACCAGACAGGCCGCAGACACATGGCAGAAACTCTCCGGCTCAGCGAGGAGCGCCATCGCACCCTGGTGAGTGCTACCAGTTCGGTGGTCTGGACCACGGATGCCCAGGGTGGTTTTGCCGAACGACAATTTGGCTGGGAATCCTTCACGGGGCAATCCTGGGAAGATCACCAGGGGTATGGCTGGCTGGAGATGATCTTTCCGGATGACCGGGAGAAGCTCCAAAAAGTGTGGCAAGAGGCCCTGGAAAGCCGTTCCATCTATCAATCAGACGGGCAAATCTGGCACCACGCCACCCAATCCTACCGCCACTTTACCGCACGTGCCGTGCCCCTCCTGGATAGCGACGGATCCCTTCGGGAGTGGATCGGCACCATCATCGATGAAACCGACCGCAAAGCGGCCCAAGCCTCTCTGGACCGCCTCCACCGCCGCAACGAGCTACTGCTCAATGCTGCTGGAGAAGGGATCTATGGCCTGGATCTGGAAGGACTCACCACCTTCATCAACCCGGCTGGAGCACGGATGGTTGGTTGGCAGGTAGAAGAGCTGGTGGGGCGCCCCCAACACGAGATGATCCACCACAGCCATGCAGACGGCACCCCCTATTCCCACAAGAACTGCCCCATTTACGAATCGATCCAGGATGGCAAGGTACACGTGGAGGAGCAGGAAGTGTTTTGGCGCAAGGATGGCTCCTGTTTTCCGGTCGCCTATGTCAGCACTCCCATCTGGGAGGATGGGGAGATTCAGGGGGCTGTGGTGGTCTTTCGGGATATTTCCGAGCGCAAACAGGCTGAAGCAGCCATCCAGCAAGGTAAGGAAGCGGCGGAAGTGGCCAACCGGGCCAAAAGCGAATTTTTGGCCACCATGAGCCACGAAATCCGCACTCCGCTGAACACCATCATCGGCATGACCGATATTCTCGGCGAATCCCCCCTCAACAACGAACAGAAAAACCAGGTCAACCTCCTCTCCCGGGCTGGTCAAGGTCTGCTGGCCATCATCAACGATATTCTGGACCTCTCCAAGATCGAAGCCGGCCACCTGCTCCTGGAAAACATTCCCTTCGACCTCCACGGATTGGTCAAGGGCATCGTCGAAATCCTGGAAGTGGCTGCACGGGAAAAAAATCTGCACATGGCCCACACCTTTTCCCCCGGGGTAGCGACCCATGTTTGGGGGGATGCCCAGCGGTTGCGCCAAGTGCTGCTCAACCTCCTGGGCAACGCCGTCAAATTTACCCCAGAGGGGGGGCGGGTTTCAGTGGTACTGCGGCCAAAGGAGGATAACCGGATCCGCTTTGAGGTGATCGATACCGGAGTAGGTATCCCCCCGGCCATCAAGGAACAGATTTTTCAGCCCTTCACCCAGGCAGACTCTTCCACCACCCGGCGTTTTGGTGGAACAGGGCTGGGGCTCACCATCTGCCGGGAGTTGGTGGAACGCATGACCGGAGAGATCGGGGTGGAAAGTCAGGAGGGAAAAGGGGCGACATTTCATTTCGAGGTGCCCCTGCCCAGAGCCCCCGAGCCAAAATCCGACAACCTGAAAAATGTCTTACGGGGACGCCCCCGCACCACCCCCGAAGCAGAAAAAAAGAAGGTGGCCGGTTTGTCGATCCTGCTGGTGGAGGATAGCGCTGACAATCGGTTATTGATCGAACTTTATTTAAAAAAATCCCCCCATGAGCTAGCCTTTGCCGAGAATGGGCTGCAAGGGGTCGAAGCCTTCAAGAGCGGTCATTACGACCTGGTTTTCATGGACATACAGATGCCGGTGATGGATGGCTATACCGCTACCCGGGAAATACGGGCCTGGGAAAAAGAGACCGGTGCCAAGCCCACCCCCATTGTAGCCCTCTCTGCCCACGCCCTGAAGGAAGCCACCCAAAAGGCGTTGGATTCCGGCTGTAATGTGCACCTGACCAAACCCATCCGCAAAAAAAGATTGCTGGAATTTTTGAAACAATTGGCTCTGGAATAA
- a CDS encoding PAS domain S-box protein: MSLAHNVRPTSHRILLVDDQPTTSHLMGTLLEDAPDLELVVCIHPLEAHALAHKTQPAVILLDLLMPDIDGLTLLQRFRCDRELAQVPILMLTVEENPEVKARAFSLGANDYLIKLPEKVEMIARLRYHAQAFGNWAGREQVEAAIQESEARKQAILETSLDCIITTDGDGRVLEFNPAAEKMFGYPGEEVWGRTVDQLIIPPEHRQAHRQGLKRYLATGHGKMVNRRLETMAQGKTGRMFPVELAITPFQIDGKPFFTSFIRDITDRKQAEEEIQKLNQDLENRVIRRTAQLSRELEERRRAEEERDSLFFLSPNLMCILNSDGSFKRVNPGMEKTLGYPEETLLTLSYLELVHPEDREKTKGEMAKIIEEGHAARDFPLRSLHREGHYLWTEWTAIAKEGCVYAVGRNVTERKRAEEALQDKQRAEAANRAKSAFLATMSHEIRTPLNAIIGMGELMLETRLNDEQKRYLETSNRSGEALMSLINDILDLSKIEAGQLELERKTFNLVELAVGTAEVLSLHAREKNLVLTHHLADKLPRQVVGDPGRIRQILLNLLGNAVKFTQHGTVSLRVDSGSDHFIQFSVTDTGPGIPENKREAIFFPFTQADTSTTREYGGTGLGLTICQQLVDKMGGRIWVESGADDMGSCFKFAVPLPEASPTDGDKPLSERAHMNFQPRLTSVLSERRGNDRRGGDRRGNDRRGKDRRHLDRRQKTLSILLVDDSADNRLLIQAYFIKTAHQLEMAENGAEALEKFQVGRYDMVLMDVQMPIMDGITATRKIRQWEKKEGRPHTPVIALTAHALKEISEEALAAGCDYYLAKPIKKAVLMDTVYQLAGHDGG, translated from the coding sequence ATGAGTCTTGCCCATAACGTGAGGCCAACTTCCCACCGAATTCTTCTGGTGGATGACCAGCCTACCACCAGTCACCTGATGGGGACTCTTCTTGAGGATGCCCCGGATCTTGAGTTGGTTGTCTGTATCCATCCCCTGGAAGCCCATGCGCTGGCCCATAAAACCCAACCAGCTGTCATTCTTCTTGATCTCCTGATGCCCGATATCGACGGGCTCACGCTGCTGCAACGATTCCGCTGTGATCGGGAGTTGGCCCAGGTACCGATCCTGATGCTGACGGTGGAAGAAAACCCGGAAGTAAAGGCCCGGGCTTTTTCCCTGGGGGCCAATGACTATCTGATCAAGCTGCCTGAAAAGGTGGAGATGATTGCCCGCCTGCGCTATCACGCCCAGGCCTTTGGCAACTGGGCAGGCCGGGAGCAGGTGGAAGCAGCCATTCAGGAGAGCGAGGCGCGTAAGCAGGCGATCCTGGAAACCTCTCTGGACTGCATCATTACCACCGACGGCGATGGCCGGGTTTTGGAGTTTAATCCTGCTGCGGAAAAAATGTTTGGTTATCCCGGTGAGGAGGTGTGGGGCCGCACTGTCGATCAACTGATCATTCCTCCCGAACATCGTCAGGCCCATCGGCAGGGGTTGAAAAGATATCTGGCCACCGGTCATGGCAAGATGGTCAACCGTCGTCTGGAAACCATGGCCCAGGGGAAAACGGGGCGGATGTTTCCGGTAGAACTGGCCATCACCCCCTTTCAAATCGACGGCAAACCCTTTTTTACCTCATTCATCCGGGATATCACCGACCGAAAACAGGCTGAAGAGGAGATCCAGAAACTTAACCAGGATCTGGAAAACCGGGTTATTCGACGCACGGCCCAACTCAGTCGGGAGCTGGAAGAGCGCCGCCGGGCTGAGGAGGAGCGGGACTCCCTCTTTTTTCTCTCCCCCAACCTGATGTGCATCCTGAATTCCGACGGCTCCTTCAAAAGGGTCAACCCTGGAATGGAAAAAACCCTGGGCTATCCCGAAGAGACACTCCTGACTCTTTCCTATCTGGAGTTGGTTCACCCCGAGGATCGGGAAAAAACCAAAGGGGAAATGGCCAAAATTATCGAGGAGGGGCACGCAGCTCGGGATTTTCCCCTTCGCAGTCTGCACCGGGAGGGACACTATCTCTGGACGGAGTGGACCGCCATCGCCAAGGAAGGGTGTGTCTATGCCGTTGGCCGCAATGTGACCGAACGCAAGCGAGCGGAAGAAGCTTTGCAGGATAAACAACGCGCGGAAGCCGCCAACCGGGCCAAAAGCGCCTTTTTGGCCACCATGAGCCACGAAATTCGCACCCCCCTGAACGCCATCATCGGCATGGGGGAGTTGATGCTGGAAACCCGGCTTAATGACGAACAAAAACGCTATCTGGAGACTTCAAACCGCTCTGGAGAGGCGTTGATGAGCTTGATCAACGATATTTTGGATCTATCCAAAATTGAAGCCGGGCAGCTGGAATTGGAACGCAAGACGTTCAATCTGGTAGAGCTTGCGGTGGGGACGGCTGAAGTGCTCTCCCTGCACGCCCGGGAAAAAAATCTTGTTTTGACCCATCACCTGGCGGATAAATTGCCCCGGCAGGTGGTGGGGGATCCGGGACGGATTCGCCAGATTCTTCTCAACCTTCTGGGGAATGCCGTTAAATTTACCCAACACGGCACGGTTTCCCTCAGAGTGGATTCAGGCAGCGACCATTTTATCCAGTTCAGTGTGACCGATACCGGTCCGGGTATTCCGGAAAACAAACGCGAGGCGATTTTTTTTCCTTTTACCCAAGCTGATACCAGTACCACCCGGGAGTATGGTGGAACAGGTCTGGGGCTGACCATTTGTCAGCAGCTGGTGGATAAAATGGGAGGGCGTATCTGGGTGGAGAGTGGTGCTGACGACATGGGCAGCTGCTTTAAGTTTGCTGTTCCCTTGCCCGAAGCCAGCCCAACCGATGGCGACAAACCGCTCTCGGAACGGGCTCATATGAATTTTCAACCCAGATTGACCTCTGTTCTTTCCGAGCGGCGGGGAAATGACCGACGAGGGGGGGATCGGCGGGGGAATGATCGGCGAGGAAAAGATCGACGCCACTTGGACCGCCGACAAAAAACCCTTTCCATCCTGCTGGTAGATGATTCTGCCGACAATCGTTTGCTGATTCAGGCCTATTTCATCAAAACGGCACATCAGCTGGAAATGGCCGAAAATGGCGCTGAAGCCCTGGAAAAATTTCAGGTTGGAAGATATGACATGGTGTTGATGGATGTGCAGATGCCGATCATGGACGGCATTACCGCCACCCGAAAAATTCGCCAATGGGAAAAGAAAGAGGGGCGTCCCCATACCCCGGTCATCGCCCTCACGGCCCACGCCTTGAAAGAGATTAGCGAAGAGGCCCTGGCAGCCGGTTGCGACTATTATCTGGCCAAGCCCATCAAAAAGGCGGTGTTGATGGATACCGTCTATCAGTTGGCAGGGCATGATGGTGGCTAG
- a CDS encoding NnrS family protein, with protein MNQPSQTPDSPRRSLTGVLFAYGFRTFFILAGLWAMLAMGVWLGYLKGVWQPELFLNPIWWHGHEMLIGFVGAAAAGFLLTASPNWTKQPPLTGRPLMGMVVLWFLGRCAIGFSAFLPVWLVSLVDMAFPIALLMVVAPPLWTTGMMGHRVFPILLGVLFTGDLLIHLEALGLTDETAYRGLYLGVDAMVAFLVMVGGHIMPMFTKSSFQEHGIDVQFKTPALIEYTAMAAMLPVLIGDVVVMDHPVFGWILIVVGGLQALRLATWHSFKTLNTPLLWVLHLGYLWIVMGLLLRGGAIIFDWMPQSTAIHALTVGAMGLFTAGIMSRIALLHTGRTLKHSGWVTLFFLLLPLAALLRIGFPELPGDLNILLSGLFWIIGYGIFLVYFSPMLVKPRADGQPG; from the coding sequence ATGAACCAACCGTCCCAAACGCCTGATTCCCCCCGGCGATCTCTGACAGGCGTCCTCTTTGCCTACGGCTTCCGTACCTTTTTTATCTTGGCTGGATTGTGGGCCATGCTGGCCATGGGGGTGTGGTTGGGATATTTAAAGGGCGTTTGGCAGCCGGAACTCTTTCTCAATCCCATCTGGTGGCACGGCCACGAAATGTTGATCGGCTTTGTGGGGGCGGCTGCTGCCGGATTTCTCCTCACCGCCTCCCCCAACTGGACCAAGCAGCCCCCTCTCACAGGCCGACCCTTGATGGGGATGGTGGTGCTTTGGTTTTTGGGGCGCTGCGCCATCGGTTTTTCGGCTTTTCTGCCGGTGTGGTTGGTCAGCCTCGTTGACATGGCTTTTCCCATCGCGCTCCTGATGGTGGTCGCACCTCCCCTCTGGACCACCGGTATGATGGGCCACCGGGTTTTTCCCATCCTGCTGGGTGTGCTCTTTACCGGAGACCTCCTGATCCATCTGGAAGCCCTCGGTTTGACCGACGAAACCGCCTACCGGGGGCTCTACCTGGGGGTGGATGCCATGGTGGCTTTTTTGGTGATGGTGGGGGGGCATATCATGCCCATGTTCACCAAAAGCAGCTTTCAGGAGCATGGCATCGATGTCCAATTCAAGACGCCTGCGCTGATTGAGTACACGGCCATGGCTGCCATGCTGCCGGTTTTGATCGGAGATGTGGTTGTCATGGATCATCCGGTCTTTGGCTGGATTTTGATCGTGGTGGGGGGGCTGCAAGCCCTGCGTCTGGCCACCTGGCACAGCTTTAAAACCCTCAACACCCCCCTCTTGTGGGTTTTGCATCTGGGGTATCTCTGGATCGTCATGGGTTTGCTGCTTCGGGGTGGCGCCATTATTTTTGATTGGATGCCCCAATCCACCGCCATCCATGCCCTCACCGTGGGCGCCATGGGGTTGTTTACTGCTGGCATCATGTCCCGGATTGCCCTGCTCCATACCGGTCGCACCTTGAAGCACTCCGGGTGGGTTACGCTTTTTTTTCTGCTTTTACCCCTGGCAGCCCTCCTGCGAATCGGCTTTCCAGAGCTTCCCGGTGATCTGAATATTCTCCTTTCGGGGCTATTCTGGATTATCGGATATGGGATTTTTTTGGTATACTTCAGCCCGATGCTGGTCAAGCCCCGGGCGGATGGCCAACCTGGTTGA
- a CDS encoding HAMP domain-containing protein, with amino-acid sequence MNIGVRGKLFIVSVLLIFTADLATGFFLENVLRNWIEASIQDDLLRNARGAREMVLQGAVPETIESMDLLADRFGKAIENRVTIIAVDGQVLGDSQLEVERVRTIENHGNRPEVRQAMQESVGISRRFSTTLRAEMLYVAIPYQHDEGAGVVRVQVSLKKVDETINRLRLFLLVAGGLGLGIAILISWLASHLLTRTLRTLVENAQQMAAGVSGQLAAGALGQRLEVKTRDEFSGLAGSFNRLARELEAAVNNLAGERHRFEAVLEGMSEAVIALDREGRIILVNRAAHTLLSWKQAPIGQSLAQLPPITEVAELIQNSQPCQSASAQFNLPGSVERRVLARVTGQKGEGGSVVVLHDITEIHRLEEMRREFVANVSHELRTPTAIILANSELLLDGAMSDPKVGPSMLNAMKRHAQRLSALITRLLDLSRIDSGHYPLEIRAVDLVEKTAHCIDSMGRSLEEKEIRISVDTPPHAQVMADGGALIQIILNLLENGVKYTPPQGQIQIRCQASGGEVTLEVEDDGPGIAAHHRERLFERFYRADPGRSREMGGTGLGLAIVKSLVEAMNGTVGMRPADPQGSIFWVVLPEAQEPSPGEAEREA; translated from the coding sequence TTGAATATCGGCGTTCGCGGCAAGCTTTTCATTGTTTCGGTCCTGTTGATTTTTACCGCGGATCTGGCTACCGGTTTTTTTCTGGAAAATGTCCTGCGCAACTGGATCGAAGCCAGCATTCAGGACGATCTTTTGCGCAACGCCCGGGGGGCTCGGGAGATGGTCCTCCAAGGAGCGGTGCCGGAGACGATCGAAAGCATGGATCTCTTGGCGGATCGCTTCGGCAAAGCCATTGAAAACCGCGTGACCATCATCGCCGTGGATGGCCAGGTTTTGGGGGATTCCCAGCTGGAGGTGGAGCGGGTGCGCACCATCGAAAACCACGGCAATCGCCCGGAAGTGCGCCAAGCCATGCAGGAGAGCGTTGGCATCTCCCGACGTTTTTCCACCACCCTCCGGGCCGAAATGCTCTATGTCGCCATTCCCTATCAGCACGACGAGGGGGCTGGGGTGGTGCGGGTTCAGGTTTCTCTTAAAAAAGTGGATGAAACCATCAACCGGCTGCGGCTTTTTCTTCTGGTGGCTGGTGGATTGGGTTTGGGGATCGCCATCCTCATCTCTTGGCTCGCTTCCCATCTCCTCACCCGAACCCTGCGCACCTTGGTGGAAAATGCCCAACAGATGGCTGCGGGGGTTTCCGGTCAGCTGGCAGCCGGGGCTCTAGGCCAGCGCCTGGAAGTAAAAACCCGGGATGAGTTCAGCGGCTTGGCTGGCTCCTTCAACCGCTTGGCCCGGGAGCTGGAAGCCGCCGTCAACAATCTGGCTGGAGAGCGCCACCGCTTTGAAGCGGTTTTGGAGGGAATGAGTGAAGCGGTGATCGCCCTGGATCGGGAAGGGCGGATCATTCTGGTCAATCGGGCAGCCCACACGCTCCTCTCCTGGAAACAGGCCCCCATCGGTCAATCTTTAGCCCAACTGCCGCCGATCACCGAGGTGGCAGAGTTGATTCAAAATAGTCAACCCTGCCAAAGTGCCTCGGCCCAGTTTAATCTTCCCGGAAGCGTCGAACGTCGGGTGCTGGCCCGGGTTACGGGGCAAAAAGGGGAGGGTGGCAGCGTGGTGGTGCTCCACGATATTACTGAAATCCACCGGTTGGAGGAGATGCGCCGGGAGTTTGTCGCCAACGTCTCCCACGAGCTGCGCACCCCTACCGCCATCATCCTGGCCAACTCCGAGCTGCTTTTGGATGGGGCCATGAGTGATCCCAAGGTGGGGCCATCCATGCTCAACGCCATGAAGCGCCACGCCCAGCGCCTCTCTGCCCTCATCACCCGACTGCTGGATCTTTCCCGGATCGACTCCGGACACTATCCCCTGGAGATTCGGGCAGTGGACCTGGTCGAAAAAACGGCCCACTGTATCGATTCCATGGGGCGCTCCCTGGAAGAGAAGGAGATCCGGATTTCCGTGGATACCCCCCCCCATGCCCAAGTGATGGCCGATGGGGGTGCCTTGATCCAGATCATTTTGAATCTGCTGGAAAATGGGGTCAAATATACCCCACCCCAAGGGCAGATCCAGATCCGCTGCCAAGCTTCTGGTGGAGAGGTTACCCTGGAAGTGGAAGATGACGGACCGGGAATCGCAGCCCACCATCGTGAGCGGCTTTTTGAGCGTTTTTATCGGGCAGATCCGGGGCGTTCCCGGGAGATGGGCGGCACCGGGCTGGGGCTGGCCATCGTTAAAAGCCTGGTGGAAGCGATGAACGGTACGGTCGGCATGCGTCCGGCCGATCCCCAGGGGTCGATTTTTTGGGTTGTTTTGCCTGAGGCCCAAGAGCCGTCGCCAGGTGAAGCCGAAAGGGAGGCCTGA
- a CDS encoding response regulator transcription factor, with protein MPNLILIVDDEKDLLDSLQYSLEKEGYQTRTALNGSEALQEAFREPVPDLILLDLMLPDITGLDVCRQLRAHPATRLIPVVMLTAKGEEIDRVVGFEVGADDYVVKPFFVRELILRISAILRRPKAQTATTKGVVFGRIRLDRAGHRVWVDEKETFLTPLEFRLLDTLLSRKGRVQSRATLLEAVWGIRADVQTRTVDAHVNRLREKLGSVGHYVETQRGIGYRFRSSPDDES; from the coding sequence ATGCCGAATCTTATCCTGATCGTCGACGATGAAAAAGACTTGCTGGACTCTCTGCAGTACAGTCTTGAAAAAGAGGGCTATCAAACCCGCACCGCCTTGAACGGATCGGAAGCTCTCCAAGAGGCTTTTCGGGAGCCGGTTCCAGACCTGATTTTGCTGGATCTGATGCTGCCGGACATCACTGGCCTGGATGTCTGCCGCCAGCTGCGCGCCCATCCCGCTACCCGCCTGATTCCCGTGGTGATGCTCACCGCCAAGGGCGAGGAGATCGACCGGGTGGTTGGTTTTGAGGTGGGGGCGGACGACTATGTGGTCAAGCCCTTTTTTGTGCGGGAGCTTATCCTGCGTATCAGCGCCATCCTGCGTCGCCCCAAAGCCCAGACTGCGACCACCAAGGGGGTGGTGTTTGGTCGTATCCGACTGGATCGGGCAGGCCACCGGGTGTGGGTGGACGAAAAGGAAACCTTCCTCACCCCGCTGGAATTTCGTCTTCTGGATACGCTGCTCTCCCGCAAGGGCCGGGTGCAATCCCGGGCCACCCTGCTGGAAGCGGTCTGGGGGATTCGGGCGGATGTGCAGACCCGCACGGTGGATGCCCACGTCAATCGCCTGCGGGAAAAATTGGGTTCCGTTGGCCACTATGTGGAGACCCAACGGGGCATCGGTTATCGATTTCGCTCTTCCCCGGACGATGAGTCTTGA